In Mus musculus strain C57BL/6J chromosome 1, GRCm38.p6 C57BL/6J, a single genomic region encodes these proteins:
- the Ifi213 gene encoding uncharacterized protein LOC623121 isoform b (isoform b is encoded by transcript variant 3) → MTGEMVNYCKQIVLLSGLEYMNDYNFRALKSLLNHDLKLTKNMQDDYDRINIADLMEEKFPEDAGLSKLIEVCEDIPELAARVDILRKEMEKVKNKTKIKSESSPPPLTSSLMEAWEVEPAMVTASSEESKDTIPESPDTMTTPFLKEKPKIPLLSATSTSQAEGEPLTPQRFPTTASSSLQTPLEPTEISSTILVTSQGSSAPYSTCDKSSRVPPVTASSSIQTIQTCLATSTLPCSHQATLKSPKTEPSSVQATQMTQAIKASGHNCPQVPTAAVSSSFIKPQVTSARLLSGVQTPLMPQATVPSRAQTFRLTPAKMTSGCNSPQMSAATVYSSYSNPHVTPVPSSVQILQMNLAAMTIGCNSPHVSAATVSSHYNNPWVTPATFPGSAQTLQLYPAAMAHGCNSPQVSAATISSSYNNTPQVSSVTVPRSFPAMSLSPATPLKARIGSHLGATDQLVKDHQFEDNEVKTTHFGCRNDSPSKIVIKDGVEDADLLRTAPDPDNAELVSGS, encoded by the exons atgactggagagatggtgaaTTACTGCAAGCAAATTGTTCTTCTCTCTGGATTAGAATATATGAATGACTATAACTTTAGAGCACTTAAGTCCTTACTGAACCATGACCTAAAACTGACTAAGAACATGCAAGATGATTATGACAGAATTAACATTGCTGACTTAATGGAAGAAAAGTTCCCAGAGGATGCTGGATTGAGCAAACTGATAGAAGTATGTGAAGACATTCCAGAACTTGCAGCTCGTGTTGATATACTtagaaaagagatggagaaag ttaaaaataaaaccaaaataaaatcagaatccAGCCCTCCTCCACTTACCTCCAGCCTGATGGAAGCTTGGGAAGTAGAACCAGCTATGGTGACAGCTTCATCAGAG GAAAGCAAAGATACTATCCCTGAATCACCTGATACCATGACAACACCGTTTTTGAAGGAAAAGCCTAAGATTCCATTACTTTCAGCAACCAGCACAAGCCAGGCTGAGGGTGAACCCCTGACTCCTCAGAGATTTCCAACAACAGCCTCCAGCAGTCTCCAGACACCCCTGGAGCCTACAGAAATATCGTCCACCATATTGGTAACATCTCAGGGTTCTTCAGCACCATATTCCACCTGTGACAAATCTTCTCGGGTGCCTCCAGTGACAGCCTCCAGCAGCATCCAGACCATCCAGACATGTCTGGCAACCTCAACACTTCCTTGTAGTCACCAAGCTACTCTGAAGTCTCCAAAAACAGAGCCCAGCAGTGTCCAGGCCACTCAGATGACTCAAGCAATAAAGGCAAGTGGTCATAATTGTCCTCAGGTGCCTACAGCAGCAGTATCCAGCAGTTTCATTAAACCTCAGGTGACCTCAGCAAGGTTACTCAGTGGTGTTCAAACTCCTTTGATGCCTCAAGCAACAGTGCCCAGCCGTGCCCAGACCTTTCGACTAACCCCAGCAAAAATGACCAGTGGTTGTAATAGTCCTCAGATGTCTGCAGCAACAGTATACAGCAGTTATAGTAACCCTCATGTGACTCCAGTGCCCAGCAGTGTCCAGATCTTGCAAATGAACCTAGCAGCAATGACCATTGGTTGTAATAGTCCTCATGTATCTGCAGCAACAGTATCCAGCCATTACAATAACCCTTGGGTGACTCCAGCAACATTTCCTGGAAGTGCCCAGACCTTGCAACTCTACCCAGCAGCCATGGCCCACGGCTGTAATAGTCCTCAGGTGTCTGCAGCAACAATATCCAGCAGTTACAATAATACCCCTCAGGTGTCTTCTGTAACAGTGCCCAGGAGTTTTCCTGCCATGTCTCTGTCTCCAGCAACACCACTCAAG gcaaGGATAGGATCTCATCTGGGTGCTACAGACCAGCTGGTAAAGGATCACCAGTTTGAGGACAATGA agtgaagacaacccattttggctgccggaatgactcacccAGCAAGATAGTAATcaaggatggtgtggaagatgctgacctcctgaggactgctcctgatcctgacaatgctgaacttgtctcaggttcctag
- the Ifi213 gene encoding uncharacterized protein LOC623121 isoform c (isoform c is encoded by transcript variant 4): MTGEMVNYCKQIVLLSGLEYMNDYNFRALKSLLNHDLKLTKNMQDDYDRINIADLMEEKFPEDAGLSKLIEVCEDIPELAARVDILRKEMEKVKNKTKIKSESSPPPLTSSLMEAWEVEPAMVTASSEESKDTIPESPDTMTTPFLKEKPKIPLLSATSTSQAEGEPLTPQRFPTTASSSLQTPLEPTEISSTILVTSQGSSAPYSTCDKSSRVPPVTASSSIQTIQTCLATSTLPCSHQATLKSPKTEPSSVQATQMTQAIKASGHNCPQVPTAAVSSSFIKPQVTSARLLSGVQTPLMPQATVPSRAQTFRLTPAKMTSGCNSPQMSAATVYSSYSNPHVTPVPSSVQILQMNLAAMTIGCNSPHVSAATVSSHYNNPWVTPATFPGSAQTLQLYPAAMAHGCNSPQVSAATISSSYNNTPQVSSVTVPRSFPAMSLSPATPLKARIGSHLGATDQLVKDHQFEDNE; encoded by the exons atgactggagagatggtgaaTTACTGCAAGCAAATTGTTCTTCTCTCTGGATTAGAATATATGAATGACTATAACTTTAGAGCACTTAAGTCCTTACTGAACCATGACCTAAAACTGACTAAGAACATGCAAGATGATTATGACAGAATTAACATTGCTGACTTAATGGAAGAAAAGTTCCCAGAGGATGCTGGATTGAGCAAACTGATAGAAGTATGTGAAGACATTCCAGAACTTGCAGCTCGTGTTGATATACTtagaaaagagatggagaaag ttaaaaataaaaccaaaataaaatcagaatccAGCCCTCCTCCACTTACCTCCAGCCTGATGGAAGCTTGGGAAGTAGAACCAGCTATGGTGACAGCTTCATCAGAG GAAAGCAAAGATACTATCCCTGAATCACCTGATACCATGACAACACCGTTTTTGAAGGAAAAGCCTAAGATTCCATTACTTTCAGCAACCAGCACAAGCCAGGCTGAGGGTGAACCCCTGACTCCTCAGAGATTTCCAACAACAGCCTCCAGCAGTCTCCAGACACCCCTGGAGCCTACAGAAATATCGTCCACCATATTGGTAACATCTCAGGGTTCTTCAGCACCATATTCCACCTGTGACAAATCTTCTCGGGTGCCTCCAGTGACAGCCTCCAGCAGCATCCAGACCATCCAGACATGTCTGGCAACCTCAACACTTCCTTGTAGTCACCAAGCTACTCTGAAGTCTCCAAAAACAGAGCCCAGCAGTGTCCAGGCCACTCAGATGACTCAAGCAATAAAGGCAAGTGGTCATAATTGTCCTCAGGTGCCTACAGCAGCAGTATCCAGCAGTTTCATTAAACCTCAGGTGACCTCAGCAAGGTTACTCAGTGGTGTTCAAACTCCTTTGATGCCTCAAGCAACAGTGCCCAGCCGTGCCCAGACCTTTCGACTAACCCCAGCAAAAATGACCAGTGGTTGTAATAGTCCTCAGATGTCTGCAGCAACAGTATACAGCAGTTATAGTAACCCTCATGTGACTCCAGTGCCCAGCAGTGTCCAGATCTTGCAAATGAACCTAGCAGCAATGACCATTGGTTGTAATAGTCCTCATGTATCTGCAGCAACAGTATCCAGCCATTACAATAACCCTTGGGTGACTCCAGCAACATTTCCTGGAAGTGCCCAGACCTTGCAACTCTACCCAGCAGCCATGGCCCACGGCTGTAATAGTCCTCAGGTGTCTGCAGCAACAATATCCAGCAGTTACAATAATACCCCTCAGGTGTCTTCTGTAACAGTGCCCAGGAGTTTTCCTGCCATGTCTCTGTCTCCAGCAACACCACTCAAG gcaaGGATAGGATCTCATCTGGGTGCTACAGACCAGCTGGTAAAGGATCACCAGTTTGAGGACAATGAGTAA
- the Ifi213 gene encoding uncharacterized protein LOC623121 isoform a (isoform a is encoded by transcript variant 2), whose amino-acid sequence MTGEMVNYCKQIVLLSGLEYMNDYNFRALKSLLNHDLKLTKNMQDDYDRINIADLMEEKFPEDAGLSKLIEVCEDIPELAARVDILRKEMEKVKNKTKIKSESSPPPLTSSLMEAWEVEPAMVTASSEVHRLRSH is encoded by the exons atgactggagagatggtgaaTTACTGCAAGCAAATTGTTCTTCTCTCTGGATTAGAATATATGAATGACTATAACTTTAGAGCACTTAAGTCCTTACTGAACCATGACCTAAAACTGACTAAGAACATGCAAGATGATTATGACAGAATTAACATTGCTGACTTAATGGAAGAAAAGTTCCCAGAGGATGCTGGATTGAGCAAACTGATAGAAGTATGTGAAGACATTCCAGAACTTGCAGCTCGTGTTGATATACTtagaaaagagatggagaaag ttaaaaataaaaccaaaataaaatcagaatccAGCCCTCCTCCACTTACCTCCAGCCTGATGGAAGCTTGGGAAGTAGAACCAGCTATGGTGACAGCTTCATCAGAGGTACACCGTCTAAGATCTCACTGA